From Acidihalobacter aeolianus, a single genomic window includes:
- the trxA gene encoding thioredoxin TrxA gives MSDKILHVSDSDFESEVLKSDQPVLVDYWAEWCGPCKMIAPVLDEIASEYEGRLKIAKLNIDENPATPPKYGIRGIPTLMLFKSGSVEATKVGAVSKSQLTAFLDQNI, from the coding sequence GTGAGCGACAAGATACTTCACGTGTCTGACAGCGATTTCGAGTCGGAGGTTCTCAAGTCGGACCAGCCTGTGCTGGTGGATTACTGGGCGGAGTGGTGCGGACCCTGCAAGATGATCGCGCCGGTGCTCGACGAGATCGCGAGCGAGTACGAGGGGCGCCTCAAGATCGCCAAGCTCAACATCGATGAGAATCCCGCAACACCGCCGAAATACGGTATCCGCGGCATCCCCACGCTGATGCTGTTCAAATCGGGCAGTGTCGAGGCGACCAAGGTTGGCGCTGTCTCGAAATCCCAGTTGACTGCCTTTCTGGATCAGAATATCTGA